One region of Salvia miltiorrhiza cultivar Shanhuang (shh) chromosome 3, IMPLAD_Smil_shh, whole genome shotgun sequence genomic DNA includes:
- the LOC131018843 gene encoding nuclear transcription factor Y subunit B-3-like: MKDQERVVPIANVSRIMKKSLPPNAKISKEAKETVQECVSEFISFVTGEASDKCQREKRKTINGDDLLWAMTTLGFQNYVDPLKDYLTTYRDTSSPIHDKTKIATANPSFLQGFTSDAGGVVIEFATSSWC, from the coding sequence atgaaagatcaagaaaGGGTGGTACCGATCGCGAACGTGAGCCGGATCATGAAGAAATCCCTCCCTCCTAACGCCAAGATCTCAAAGGAAGCGAAAGAAACAGTGCAGGAATGCGTGTCGGAGTTCATAAGCTTCGTGACGGGGGAGGCCTCTGATAAATGCCAGAGGGAGAAGAGGAAGACCATCAATGGCGATGATTTGCTGTGGGCCATGACAACTCTTGGATTCCAGAACTATGTTGACCCCCTTAAGGATTATCTCACCACTTACAGAGACACTTCTTCTCCTATTCATGATAAGACCAAGATTGCTACTGCAAACCCTAGTTTTTTGCAGGGTTTTACCAGTGATGCTGGAGGAGTCGTTATCGAATTCGCCACTTCATCATGGTGTTGA